Part of the Acidobacteriota bacterium genome, GGGAAGGATGTCCAGGAATCAGGGTTGGGCAGGCGCAGCGTGTCCTTGTAGGTCATCGCACCGTTGGAAGTCAATTCCTTCCAGGCCATTTCTGCTTGGTCGTCGTTCCAAGACATGGTTCCCTTAGAAACGCTCCCCATTGCTGTCCAAGCCGCCTACCTCTAACTCCGCCTCTTCGAGTTGAACCCGGTCAAGGTCGGGGACTTCCCAGGGTCTTCTCCGCACGTGATGTACGACGACTGAGACAACACCATAGTCGTCGACACCCGCAGTGCACAGCTTGCTTCCGTTGTATTGGACTTCGAATCTCATGGTTTGCCTCTAAAGGTAGGAAGTGGCCAAGTTGGAGCGGCGAGCGTGGTGGGTGAGGGCTAGTTGGATGAGGCGGTGGATGAGGTCGGGGTAGGGGATGCCGGAGGCGTCCCAGAGTTTGGGGTACATGCTGATGCGGGTGAAGCCGGGCATGGTGTTGAGTTCGTTGAGGAAGACCTCGTTGTCGTCGCTGAGGAAGAAGTCGGCGCGGGCCAGTCCGCGGCAGCAGAGGGCCCGGAAGCCGCGTATGGCGTAGTCCTGGATGCGCCCGGTCAGTTCGGGACGGGAAAAGCGGGCGGGGATGATCAGTTGGGCGCCGTCCTCGTCGACGTATTTGGCCTCGTAGGAATAGAAGTCGGCGTTGGGAACGATCTCGCCGGGGACGGAGGCCTGGGGGTCCTGATCGCCCAGCACCGAACACTCGATCTCGCGTCCGGGGATGGCCTTTTCGACCAGCACCTTGAGGTCGAAGCGAAAGGCGTCCTTGAGGGCGCGCTCGAGGGCTTCCCGGTCGAAGACGCGGTGGACGCCCACCGACGACCCCATGTTGGCGGGCTTGACGAAGAGCGGCAGCCCGAACTCGCGCGACAATGACGTGAAATCGGCCTCCTCGGCCGAGCGCAGCAAGCGCCAGGGCGCCACCGGGATTCCGGCCTGCACGAAGAGCCGCTTCATGGCGTCTTTGTCCATGCCGGCCGCCGAACCCAACACGCCCGAACCCACGAAGGGCACCTCGGCCAGGCGGAAGAGCCCCTGGATGGTGCCGTCCTCGCCCAGCGGACCGTGGAGGACGGGAAAGATCACGTCCACCTGGGGCAAGGGGGCTTCTTCATTTCCGCTATCCGGGTCGAGGGCCACCAGGCGCCCGTCATTGCCCCAGGGGAGGAGCGTGACCGGGCGTCCGCCGGGGGCCAGGCATATGCGCTTGGGATCGCCGGCGTTTTCCAGAAAGCGGGACTCGTCGGCGTAGTGCAGCCAGCGCCCCTGCTTGTCGATTCCCAGCAGGACGGCCTGATAGCGGTTTCTGTCCAAGGCGTCCACCACGTTGCGGGCGCTTTGCA contains:
- the ddlA gene encoding D-alanine--D-alanine ligase — translated: MIRVGIVFGGRSAEHEVSLQSARNVVDALDRNRYQAVLLGIDKQGRWLHYADESRFLENAGDPKRICLAPGGRPVTLLPWGNDGRLVALDPDSGNEEAPLPQVDVIFPVLHGPLGEDGTIQGLFRLAEVPFVGSGVLGSAAGMDKDAMKRLFVQAGIPVAPWRLLRSAEEADFTSLSREFGLPLFVKPANMGSSVGVHRVFDREALERALKDAFRFDLKVLVEKAIPGREIECSVLGDQDPQASVPGEIVPNADFYSYEAKYVDEDGAQLIIPARFSRPELTGRIQDYAIRGFRALCCRGLARADFFLSDDNEVFLNELNTMPGFTRISMYPKLWDASGIPYPDLIHRLIQLALTHHARRSNLATSYL